The genomic interval TTGGGTAACGGACTTCGGCTATGAAGAAACGAAGAAAGCATTTCATGAATCCCTAAAAAAATTACAGCTTGATTATTTAGATTTATATCTTATTCATTGGGCTGCACCTGGTTACGAGGAAACATGGCGAGCGCTTGAGGATCTTTACGAAGAAGGACTAGTTCGTGCTATTGGTGTATGTAACTTCCAAATTCACCATTTTGAGAAATTGGCTGAAACAGCAAGAATAACACCAATGTTAAACCAAGTAGAAACACATCCGCTTTTCCAACAAGTTGAATTAAGAAATTATATGGCACAGCATAATATCGCACATGAAGCATGGGCTCCACTTGGACAAGGTAAAAATGGATTATTTGAATTACCAGTTTTAGCGGAGATTGCAAAAAAGCATAATAAAACAGTTGCTCAAGTTATTTTACGCTGGCATTTAGAACGAGATACGATTATTATTCCTAAATCTGTACATGAGCATCGTATTATTGAAAATGCTGATTTATTTGACTTTACACTCGATGCAGATGATATTAAAACGATTACTTCCTTAGATACTAATCAACGAAGCTTCGGTAATCCAGATGATATCGAACGTTTTAAAGCAATGCAGGAAGCAGCAAAGTAATTTTCAAAGTTTCTATCAACGATAAAAGCATACCAAATCATCCATTGGTATGCTTTTATTTTTCTCAAAAACCCCTATCCAATCAACTACTGTTTCTTATTAGTAGAAGCCCATTGGTTATCAGTTGCTGTCTTATTCTGTTTTTTACTTGTAACTTCTGTATTGGCAGTTGCCCATTGGTTATTCACTTCAGATTTTTTCTGTTTCGCCATGTTCGTAACCTCCCACTAGTAGTATCAACGTACAATTCTAGTATGAGATAAAGTGGCTAAGATTATGAACACAACAGAAAATCTTTTCCTAAAGTGAAACTTTCAACAGCGGGGCCACACAGATAGTAAGTTAAGACAATCAGACCCTTCTTCCTCGAATTCTCATTAAAAAAGATAAAAGTCTTCCTGTCCGTTAATTATGGAAAAAACTAAACTTTAAAGCTTCAAACGCTGCAAGCGAAGAGCATTTAATACAACCGATATGGAGCTAAATGCCATAGCAGCACCAGCAAGCCAAGGTGCTAACAAACCTATTGCTGCAATAGGTATTCCAAGGGTATTGTAGCCGAATGCCCAGAATAAATTTTGCTTAATGTTAATCATTGTCTTTCTGCTTATTAAAATGCTATCCCCAATTGCCTGTAAATCTCCTCTGATTAGAGTAATATCGGCTGCTTCCATAGCAATATCTGTACCAGTTCCGATTGCCATTCCTATATCCGCGAGGGCAAGAGCAGGTGCATCATTTATTCCATCCCCAACCATAGCTACTTTTTTACCTTGTTGTTGTAGCTTTTTAACAGCCTCTGCCTTTCCATTAGGTAATACCTCTGCAATGATATGTTCAATACCAGCTTGTCTTCCTATTGCTTCCGCAGTTTGCTGGTTGTCTCCAGTGATCATGATGACATCCAGATTCATCTGTTTCAATCGTTTAATTGCCGCTTTTGATGTTTCTTTAATCGTATCTGCCACAGCTAAAAGACCTGCATATTTCCCATTAATACTTATAAGCATGGCGGTTTTCCCTTGGGATTCAAGCTCTTTCATTTTAGGAAGAACTTTTCCAACATTGATACGGTAACGATCCATCAATCGTCGAGTTCCGACTAATATATCGTTTCCATCCACGTTTGCTCGTATTCCATAGCCAGGAATTGCTTCGAATTCAGTTGAATCATGAAGTACAATCCCTCGACCAGTTATGCCTTTGACAATCGCTTCAGCAAGAGGATGCTCCGATTTGCTTTCTGCTGCCCCAACTAAGGATAGCAATTCTGCTTCTTTCCATTCTGTTACTACGTCGGTTAATACAGGCTTTCCATTTGTGACCGTTCCAGTTTTATCTAATAAAATGGTATCAATTTTATGTGTCATTTCAAGGTGTTCTCCACCTTTAAATAAAATCCCATATTCTGCCGCTCTACCTGATCCAGCCATAATAGAGGTCGGAGTAGCTAAACCAAGTGCACAAGGACAAGCAATAACCAATACCGCAATTAGCTTCTCGAGACTTTCTGCAAAATCACCAGGTGTCATGATGAAATACCAGAAAAGGAACGTAATAAGTGCAAGACTTACTACAATTGGAACAAAAATACCTGAAATATGATCTGCCAAGCGTTGTATTGGTGCCTTAGATCCTTGTGCTTCTTCCACTACTTTAATAATTTGCGCAAGTGCTGTCTCTCTGCCGACCTTTGTTGCCCTCATTTTTAAGAAACCATTTTTATTAATGGTTGCGCCAATTACTGAATCTCCCACTTGCTTATCGACTGGTATGCTTTCACCAGTAAGCATCGATTCATCTATCGCTGACTGTCCTTCGATGATTTCTCCATCAACAGGGATTTTATCTCCAGGCTTAATAAGTAGTGTTTCTCCTACTAAAACTTCTTCAAGAGGAATTTCCTTCTGTTCTCCATCTCGAAATACAATAGCAGTTTTCGCTTGAAGTCCCATAAGTTTTTTTATCGCTTCCGAGGATCGTCCCTTTGCTTTCGTTTCAAATAATTTACCAAGAATAATTAACGTAATTAGAATGGCGCTTGTTTCAAAATATAGACCAACAGGATGACCAAGATGTCCTAAAGTCTGGAAGGAAAGATAAACACTATAAAAATAAGCGGCGGAAGTTCCTAATGCAACAAGAACATCCATATTGGCACTCTTATTTTTTAATGCTTTGTATGCTCCTACATAAAACTGCTTCCCTACAAAAAATTGTATCGGTGTTGCCAGAGCCATTTGTACCCACGGATTCATGAATATCTTTGGTACATAGAGAAAGGCAGTAAATGTAAAGTGACCAACCATCGCCCATAATAGAGGAAGAGATAAAACCATGGAAAAAATAAATTTCCGTTTTTGTCTTTGATATTCTGCTTCCTTTTTATTTAGGCTTGCTTGCTTAGACTCCTTCTTCGTTGCCCCGTAACCAAGCTTATTTATTTTTTCAATTAATTCATCTGTAGCAACACTTGCTGGATTGTATTCAATTGTTGCATTTTCTAATGCAAGATTAACAGTTGCCTTATTAACGCCAGACATCTTATTTAACCCTTTTTCTATCCTTGTAGCACAGGCTGCACATGTCATTCCTGAAATATCTAATTCCAGTTTTTCTGTGATTATTCCATAGCCTAATCCTTCCACTTTATCTTTAATTTCATTTGTTGAAAGTTGCTCTTCTCTATACTTAACGGTTGCCTTTTCAAGCGCCAAATTGACTGTTGCCTGCTCTACACCTTGCATCTTATTTAACCCTTTTTCAATACGAGTGGCACAAGCTGCACATGTCATTCCCGTAATCTCAAAAGTTTGTTCCTTTATTTTGCCCTTACTCTTCATAATACTTTGTTCGGCCATATCGCAAAACTCCTTATACCTATATAGGGTATATATGATTGAAAATAAAAATGTGCTGAAACCGCACATTTTTAATATTGTATTACTTTACATCATAACCCTGCTCGTCAATTGCTTCTTTAATTGTTTCAAGTGCAACTTCGCTAGCATTGTATGCTACATCTACTAATCCTTCTTTCAGGTTTACTTTCACAGCGGAAACGCCTGCAAGCTCCCCTACACTTCCTTCTACCGCATTTACACAATGATTACAAGACATTCCTTCTACTTTTAACGTTACATTTTCCATTTTGAACACTCCTTATTTTTTCATTAATTTTTGAATGGTTGTTAATACCTCGTCAACAACCTCCATGTCTCCCTCTTGGATACGTTCCACTACACAGTTTTTCAAATGGCCTTCTAACAATATCTTGGCAACGCTATTTAAAGCAGATTGTGTTGCAGAAATTTGTGTAATAACATCATCGCAATACGTATCTTTTTCTATTAAGCCTTTTATCCCTCTAATTTGGCCTTCAATACGATTTAACCTGGTGACTAAATTCTGTTTTACTTTATCTGAATGATGACTTCTTCGGTCACTTGTAACATGGCAGCTTTCTATTTCAAGCTCGTTATTGTCCAATAAAATTCCCCCTGTGTTCTTTCTCATATTTATATTATACCCCCGTATGGTATAAATGTAAAATGAAATGATTTGACAATTTTGTGAATCATTCATTAAACTCACTCTTTTCCACTAATATAACCGAAATATGATATATTATTGCTATGAAAAATATTACTCAAATTCCTCGTCTATCATTAAGAGAACAAATATATGACCGGTTACGATCAGCAATCATTCATCTTGAATTGAAGCCTGGTGAGAGAATTAACGATAAAGCATTGGCTGAACAATTTGGAGTAAGCAGGACACCTGTACGAGAAGCTCTCAAAAAATTGGAGGATGAAGGCTTAATTGTAACTTCTCCAGGTTCTGAAACAATTGTTAGCCTAATTGAAGTAGACCAAGCAATGCATGCCTTTACTGTAGTAGCCGCTCTCCATGGATTAGCAGCGAAATTAGCTTTCTCCACTTTGACTGCCGATCATACCGAACAAATGACTACAATAAATAGCAAATTTGCTGAAGCTCTAAAAGCAGAGGATAAGTATCGAGCAATTCAATTGGATGATCAATTTCATAGGATTATTTTAGAAGCAGCTCAGAATCCAGAAATAACGCTAGCCTTAGATCGCCTTCTTCCAAAAATTAGACGACTTGAGTTAGTAAAATTTAATGCCTTCGATGGACAAAAGTCCATTAAACAACATCAGGAAATTATTACGTGTATATCTAATGGGAACAAGAGCCAGCTTCCAACATTGATTGAAAATAATTGGCTAAGCTTAGCTGAATATTTAACTGAAAAGTAACATGATTCACTCTTACATTAAGCGAGGAGATTCCCCTACTGCCCGTTAGTTGAACCATTCGGACCTATACGGGCAGTTAATCTCCCACCTATCTTCATCGGATTCTCCTAAAGCATGCAGGTGAGTGCCTTACTCTCCGTTAAGAGTAGGATAAATCTTTTTTAATAATTGAAGCAATTGATATTCTTCTTCACCTGTCAAATTACTAGTAATTTCTTCATTTAGCCTTTCTAAGACTTCTTGTATATTCGGAAAAATAGTATGTGCTTTTGCTGTTGGATATAAATTATTTGAACGCCGATCATTGTTATCTGTTTGTCTCTCAATATATCCGACGCTTTCTAAATGCTTTACCGCTCTGGCAGTTGTTGCTTTATCAAACTTTAATAGAGAGGAAAGTTCATCTTGATTAACCCCTGGCTTGGCAATAATCGTTTTTAAAAAAGCGTGCTGCCCACCATTTCCTATTTCGAATGGTTTCAATTCCTTCGAAAGGAATTTTTGGTTCTGCCTATGAATCATCGAAATAATCCTTCCAATTGGCATTTCATTCATATTGGTTCCCCCTCGGATAGTTTCACTTAGGAAAGTGAAGACTAATTTCACTGATTGTAGCATACAAAAAAATAGTTGCGTACGCAACTAACTTATTTTAAAATGAAGCAATAATAGCTTGCCTAAGCAACTAAATAAAAGAGGTGATTATTTGCAACCTTCCATAAAAGAAATCAACAACGATGTTCATCAACGTAGATGGCTCATTTTTACCGTATTAAATATATTTACCTTTATGGGAACCCTTGATGCTAGTATTGTAAATATTGCTCTCCCGACTATTTCAAAACAGTTAGGTCTTGCCTTTGCCAGTTCCCAATGGATTGTTATTAGTTATTTACTTACAATCTGTACCGTTATTCTTTTCTTCGGAAAATTAGGGGACATGTTTGGAAAAATTAACGTCTTTAAGTGGGGATCGATTCTATTTATTATTGGCTCATTCCTTTGTGGACTAAGTAATACACTGTCCTTTTTAGTCATATCAAGGATTATCCAAGCAATTGGCGCGGCAATGACAATGGCAAACAGTCAAGGAATTGTGACGGAAATTTTCCCTGTAAAAGAGAGAGGAAAAGCTTTAGGGTTAATTGGAACGTTTGTCTCCTTAGGGAGTATTACAGGACCAAGCTTAGGAGGCATTATAATCTCGAGCTTAGGTTGGGAATATATCTTTTGGATAAACATACCAATTGGTTTTATTGCTATTGCTTTAGCGTGGAAGATACTGCCTAAAGATGTAACAATAACAAAGACAAAGATAGATGTAGCAGGAAGCTTATTATTCAGTTTTTCCATTATTCTATTTATCGGCGGTTTATTACTTGGTCAACAATATGGATATGCAAACTGGTTCATCATCGCTTCTATTATAATCGGGGTTCTTACATTCATCAGTTTTATCATTGTGGAATATCGAAAAGAAAGTCCAATGTTAGAACTCTCTATCTTTAAGAATCCGCTTTTTTCCATCAGTATTTTTTGTGCGTTTATTGTCTTTATCGCTAATTTTTGTTTTAATATCCTATCTCCTTTTTACACACAGGATATTCTAGGGTTATCAGCATTACATTCGGGTTATATTCTTATGCTCTTTCCCATTACGATGGCGATTGTTGCTCCTATTAGTGGTTCATTATCCGATAAAATAAGCGGACAGGCTATTACTTTTGTAGGACTATTAGTAATGATTGTAGCACAAATTGGCTTAACCTTCCTTCATGAAGGAAGCACACTGATAAGTCTTGCATTATGGATTATTATGCTTGGAGCAAGCACTGGTCTCTTCCAATCCCCTAATAATTCGTTAATTATGTCGACTGTGGAACGGAAACAACTAGGAATTGCCGGCAGCATTAATTCGCTTGTTCGTAATTTAGGAATGGTTGTCGGAATTTCCCTTGCAACAAGTATATTATTTTCTGTTATGAGTATAAAAGCAGGCTATCGAGTAACTGCCCTTATTCCTGGTAGACCTGATATTTTTCTTAGTGGGATGCATGTTGTATTTCTCGTTTCGAGCAGTCTTTGTTTTGTTGGCCTGCTTCTTACAGGTTGGAGATATATGACTTCTCGTAAAGTAGAATCGAAAAAAGTTCGGAATGCTTCTTAATTTTGTGATTATTAAAAAAATCTCCTTGATTGAAAGACACTCAAGGAGATTTTTTATTTAGCTAACTTTCAGAAGTCATCCCGGTATATATCAAAATAGCATCCCGCAAAAAGGCAGTTGCGCCAACTTGGACTTTATCATAATAAGAAGTAAAACGATTATCAGCAACATACATTTCTGCAAGGCCTGCATGTGCTTCCATTGTATATTCAGGCCATGTAAAAGAAAGCCATTGCTTGTGCAAATCCGCTGCTTTTTGCCCAGCATGACCAGCAGGATTCCCTTCCTTTAATGCTTCTTGCAAGGTAGAAAATAGTGTTTTCTCCACTTCAACCATGCTTCGATAATCATTTTCTGACATATTCATCAGTTTAGCATTGGATTGTTCAATAATCTCTTCTCCATACTTTTCTCTTATTTCTTTTCCATACTTCGTCTCGTTATCTTCTATCATTTTCTTTTTAAAACCAGCAAATTTTTCTTTATCAGACATCGTCCTTCTCCCTTCTATTGTTTCCATCGTTTTTTCTACATTCGCAATTAACTGATGTAGCTGTTCTTTTTTAGCCAGGAGTTTTTCGTGATGTTCCTTTAATGCTTCTTTGACGTCAAAAGAAGGGGAAGCCATCATTTTCTTAATAGTATCTAATGGTACATCTAGCTCCCGGTAAAACAGAATTTGCTGTAATCGATCCACCTCATTCTGTCCATAGATACGATATCCTGATGAATTGATTCTCGCCGGCTTGAGAATGCCTATTTCATCATAATATCGCAATGTTCTTGTACTTACTCCCGCTAACTTCCCTAATGCATGTACGGTGTATTCCATCTGTTCACCTCCTGACTCTTCCATCGTAAACGTTGACGCAACGTAAATGTAAATAGTTTTTCTATCTAATTTTTTTATCCTTATATTAACGCTGTTCTGTATATGTAATTTTCCCGAGAAAAAACATTATCAAAAAAGCAGCCATCACAAAGAATTCGCCCTTGTGACAACTGCTCAATTTTTCATTTTTTTGAAATAAATACTCATCCTCTTAACGTTTTAAATTTACGCTTGTAACCTCAAATTTATCATATCGGTGACGGGAAAAGGAATATTCAAATGGCATCCCATTATTCAAATATCCGACATGCTCTACTTCAAGGATTGGATCATCTAATGCACAGGCAAGATGTTCATGATCTAGCTCAGTAGATTTACATGCTCTTATTTTTCGATGAGATCCAGCAATCGTTAATCCTAATGTTTTTGTAATATGTTCATAAATGGATCCAAATAAAACATCATCATTTAGTCCTGTAATAATTGTTGTTGGCATATAAGTAATTTCTAAAACATATGGTTCTTCTTTCACTGATCTTAATCTTATTAAATAATACACAGGTGTTTTCACATCTATTGCTAAATGTGCCGCAACCTCTTCTGATGGAAAATGAACTTCGAATTTAATGATTTTACTCTCTATCTTCTCGCCCTCTAATAGCTTTGACAATCCCATAATTTCATTTGACAAAACATTTACTCGGCTGTCGTGTAGAGCAGATTGAACAATGAAGGTGCCATGCCCTCTTTTTCGATAAAGAAGCCCTTCCATCACTAGTTTATCTAATGCCCTTTTCATGGTCATCCTACTGCAGGAAAACTCTTTAGACAAGGAAATCTCATCAGGTATCGGATGATCCAATGGATAAAAGTTTTCCTTAATTCGACGCTTAACTTCTATTGCTATCGCTTCATACTTATTCATAAACGAGCCACCTTAATTAGAAAAAATAATTCTATAAAATATGTTTGCCATATCCTTTAATCTTTAACGAATAGATAACGATATTTTAATTATAATCATTTAGATTTAAAAGTCTATACTTTAAAAACTCATGCTTGATATGTCTATTTATAGTATAGTACATTTCTTTACCATTCGTACATTTTTTTGTAAAACGCTTTCAAATTAGCGTTGATAATAGAGAGCTATAGCTATAAAGTGGATAAAAGCAGAAAGAGATAGCCTATTTATAGACCATCTCTTTCTACTTTGTATATATTACAGACAATTATTTCTTCGGAACTTCACAGCCTTCATCCGTACATACTACACCTTGAGCATCTGTTCCAGACAAATCTTGAAATTTAGGAGCTGGGTGTTCTTCCTGCCAAACTTGTTCGAGAACACGTTTAAAGGTTTCAGTAGGTTGTGCTCCAGAAACAGAATATTTTTGATTAATAACAAAGAATGGAACTCCTGTTACGCCAATTTGACTAGCAAGTGCTTCGTCAATTCTGACATCATTTGCAAAGCTAGTAGCATCAGCTAATACTTTTTGTTGCTCTGCTTCTCCCAGCCCTACTGATTTTCCGATTTCCACCAATACCTGAGAATCACTTATTAGTTTTCCTTCTGTGAAATAAGCCTGCAATAATTTCTCTGTTAGCTCTTTTTCTTTTCCAACCGTTTTCGCATATTTTGTTAACCGATGTGCATCAAATGTATTCGTTGGTTTCATATTATCAAAATCATAGCTTAAGCCTGTGCTTGCAGCTTGATTCCCAACATTTTCATTTGCATTTTTCGCTTCCTCGATACTCATTCTATATTTACCAGCAAGTACTTCATGGATACTTTTTCCTGAATAAGCTTCCGCATTAGGATCTAATTCAAAGCTCTTAAATTCAACCTCAACTTGGTCTTTGAAGGGAAATTGTTCTAACGCAATCTCTAAACGACGTTTACCAATATAGCAAAATGGGCAAACAAAGTCTGACCATACTTCAATTTTCATTTTTCCACCTTCTTTATAGTGATGCTATCATCCTATCACAATAGCAGGAATTTTACTGAGATTTTGCTCGATGTCGGTATCATTTAAGCCCAATAGAAAAACTCCTGTTACAGGAGCCTTTCTCAAAACATTCTTATTTAAAAACCTTTACACGATCTTCTAGCGGCTTAAATTCTTTTTCTCCTGGTTCTGCTGTCGGCTTACCAAATGGCATTTGTGCAATAAGCTTCCAAGTAGGAGGGATATTCCATTCCGCTTGCACTGCTTCATCAATAAGCGGGTTATAATGCTGTAAAGAAGCACCATATCCCACTTCTTCTAATGCAGTCCAAATGACGAATTGATGCATCGCATTCGTTTGATTTGCCCAAACTGGGAAATTATCTGCATAAAGCGCAAACTGCTTTTGGAGTCCTTCTACGACCTCTTGATCTTCAAAAAACAAAATCGTTCCATATCCTGCTTGAAAGGAATTTAT from Niallia sp. FSL W8-0635 carries:
- a CDS encoding aldo/keto reductase, with the translated sequence MELSINSTKILSNGVEIPYLGFGVFLVNDPKECEQSVLAAIKNGYRSIDTATRYENEEFVGNAIKAADVPREELFITTKVWVTDFGYEETKKAFHESLKKLQLDYLDLYLIHWAAPGYEETWRALEDLYEEGLVRAIGVCNFQIHHFEKLAETARITPMLNQVETHPLFQQVELRNYMAQHNIAHEAWAPLGQGKNGLFELPVLAEIAKKHNKTVAQVILRWHLERDTIIIPKSVHEHRIIENADLFDFTLDADDIKTITSLDTNQRSFGNPDDIERFKAMQEAAK
- a CDS encoding MerR family transcriptional regulator, which encodes MEYTVHALGKLAGVSTRTLRYYDEIGILKPARINSSGYRIYGQNEVDRLQQILFYRELDVPLDTIKKMMASPSFDVKEALKEHHEKLLAKKEQLHQLIANVEKTMETIEGRRTMSDKEKFAGFKKKMIEDNETKYGKEIREKYGEEIIEQSNAKLMNMSENDYRSMVEVEKTLFSTLQEALKEGNPAGHAGQKAADLHKQWLSFTWPEYTMEAHAGLAEMYVADNRFTSYYDKVQVGATAFLRDAILIYTGMTSES
- a CDS encoding nitroreductase family protein — translated: MSAFLEAIKNRRSYYGISKEQVVSDEKIQEIVNEAVLHTPSSFNSQSTRVVVLLNEQHDKLWNMTAKELEKIVPAENFSSTKEKINSFQAGYGTILFFEDQEVVEGLQKQFALYADNFPVWANQTNAMHQFVIWTALEEVGYGASLQHYNPLIDEAVQAEWNIPPTWKLIAQMPFGKPTAEPGEKEFKPLEDRVKVFK
- a CDS encoding GntR family transcriptional regulator — encoded protein: MKNITQIPRLSLREQIYDRLRSAIIHLELKPGERINDKALAEQFGVSRTPVREALKKLEDEGLIVTSPGSETIVSLIEVDQAMHAFTVVAALHGLAAKLAFSTLTADHTEQMTTINSKFAEALKAEDKYRAIQLDDQFHRIILEAAQNPEITLALDRLLPKIRRLELVKFNAFDGQKSIKQHQEIITCISNGNKSQLPTLIENNWLSLAEYLTEK
- a CDS encoding metal-sensitive transcriptional regulator, with the protein product MRKNTGGILLDNNELEIESCHVTSDRRSHHSDKVKQNLVTRLNRIEGQIRGIKGLIEKDTYCDDVITQISATQSALNSVAKILLEGHLKNCVVERIQEGDMEVVDEVLTTIQKLMKK
- the copZ gene encoding copper chaperone CopZ, with the translated sequence MENVTLKVEGMSCNHCVNAVEGSVGELAGVSAVKVNLKEGLVDVAYNASEVALETIKEAIDEQGYDVK
- a CDS encoding GntR family transcriptional regulator, producing the protein MNKYEAIAIEVKRRIKENFYPLDHPIPDEISLSKEFSCSRMTMKRALDKLVMEGLLYRKRGHGTFIVQSALHDSRVNVLSNEIMGLSKLLEGEKIESKIIKFEVHFPSEEVAAHLAIDVKTPVYYLIRLRSVKEEPYVLEITYMPTTIITGLNDDVLFGSIYEHITKTLGLTIAGSHRKIRACKSTELDHEHLACALDDPILEVEHVGYLNNGMPFEYSFSRHRYDKFEVTSVNLKR
- a CDS encoding MarR family winged helix-turn-helix transcriptional regulator, with the translated sequence MNEMPIGRIISMIHRQNQKFLSKELKPFEIGNGGQHAFLKTIIAKPGVNQDELSSLLKFDKATTARAVKHLESVGYIERQTDNNDRRSNNLYPTAKAHTIFPNIQEVLERLNEEITSNLTGEEEYQLLQLLKKIYPTLNGE
- a CDS encoding DsbA family oxidoreductase; this translates as MKIEVWSDFVCPFCYIGKRRLEIALEQFPFKDQVEVEFKSFELDPNAEAYSGKSIHEVLAGKYRMSIEEAKNANENVGNQAASTGLSYDFDNMKPTNTFDAHRLTKYAKTVGKEKELTEKLLQAYFTEGKLISDSQVLVEIGKSVGLGEAEQQKVLADATSFANDVRIDEALASQIGVTGVPFFVINQKYSVSGAQPTETFKRVLEQVWQEEHPAPKFQDLSGTDAQGVVCTDEGCEVPKK
- a CDS encoding MFS transporter, with the protein product MQPSIKEINNDVHQRRWLIFTVLNIFTFMGTLDASIVNIALPTISKQLGLAFASSQWIVISYLLTICTVILFFGKLGDMFGKINVFKWGSILFIIGSFLCGLSNTLSFLVISRIIQAIGAAMTMANSQGIVTEIFPVKERGKALGLIGTFVSLGSITGPSLGGIIISSLGWEYIFWINIPIGFIAIALAWKILPKDVTITKTKIDVAGSLLFSFSIILFIGGLLLGQQYGYANWFIIASIIIGVLTFISFIIVEYRKESPMLELSIFKNPLFSISIFCAFIVFIANFCFNILSPFYTQDILGLSALHSGYILMLFPITMAIVAPISGSLSDKISGQAITFVGLLVMIVAQIGLTFLHEGSTLISLALWIIMLGASTGLFQSPNNSLIMSTVERKQLGIAGSINSLVRNLGMVVGISLATSILFSVMSIKAGYRVTALIPGRPDIFLSGMHVVFLVSSSLCFVGLLLTGWRYMTSRKVESKKVRNAS
- a CDS encoding heavy metal translocating P-type ATPase, producing MAEQSIMKSKGKIKEQTFEITGMTCAACATRIEKGLNKMQGVEQATVNLALEKATVKYREEQLSTNEIKDKVEGLGYGIITEKLELDISGMTCAACATRIEKGLNKMSGVNKATVNLALENATIEYNPASVATDELIEKINKLGYGATKKESKQASLNKKEAEYQRQKRKFIFSMVLSLPLLWAMVGHFTFTAFLYVPKIFMNPWVQMALATPIQFFVGKQFYVGAYKALKNKSANMDVLVALGTSAAYFYSVYLSFQTLGHLGHPVGLYFETSAILITLIILGKLFETKAKGRSSEAIKKLMGLQAKTAIVFRDGEQKEIPLEEVLVGETLLIKPGDKIPVDGEIIEGQSAIDESMLTGESIPVDKQVGDSVIGATINKNGFLKMRATKVGRETALAQIIKVVEEAQGSKAPIQRLADHISGIFVPIVVSLALITFLFWYFIMTPGDFAESLEKLIAVLVIACPCALGLATPTSIMAGSGRAAEYGILFKGGEHLEMTHKIDTILLDKTGTVTNGKPVLTDVVTEWKEAELLSLVGAAESKSEHPLAEAIVKGITGRGIVLHDSTEFEAIPGYGIRANVDGNDILVGTRRLMDRYRINVGKVLPKMKELESQGKTAMLISINGKYAGLLAVADTIKETSKAAIKRLKQMNLDVIMITGDNQQTAEAIGRQAGIEHIIAEVLPNGKAEAVKKLQQQGKKVAMVGDGINDAPALALADIGMAIGTGTDIAMEAADITLIRGDLQAIGDSILISRKTMINIKQNLFWAFGYNTLGIPIAAIGLLAPWLAGAAMAFSSISVVLNALRLQRLKL